One Acidobacteriota bacterium genomic window, TTGTTGTCGGTCAGTGAGGCCCGGTCCATGACCTGGAGGAGAATGTTGAAGACCTCGGGATGGGCCTTTTCCATCTCGTCCAGCAGCAGCACCGAGTAGGGGTGCTTGCGGACCTCTTCGGTGAGCAGCCCTCCCTGGTCGAAGCCCACGTAGCCGGGAGGCGCGCCGATCAGCCGGGCCACCGAGTGGCGTTCCATGTACTCGCTCATGTCGAAGCGCATAAAGTGGACGCCCAGAATCGAGGCCAACTGCTTGGCCACTTCGGTCTTCCCCACGCCGGTGGGACCGGTGAAGAGAAAGCAGCCCACCGGACGCTCGGGATTGCCCAGCCCGGCCCGCGCGCGCTTGATGGCGGAAGAAACCGAGTGGATGGCCTCATCCTGGCCGAAGACCACTTTCTTCAGTTCGCCCTCCAGGGCCGCCAGCCTTTCCTTGTCGGAAGTGTTGACGCTGCGGGTGGGAATCTGAGCGATGTCGGCCACGATCTTTTCGATGTCGTGGGGCAAGACCATCTTGCGCCGTTTGCCCTTGGGACGCAGGCGCATGATGGCGCCCGCCTCGTCGATAACGTCGATGGCCTTGTCGGGCAGATAGCGGTCGTTGATGTGCTTGTGAGACAGGTCGCTGGCCGCCTTCAAGGAGGTTTCAGAATACTGGATGCCGTGGTAGTCCTCGTAGTGGCTCTTCAGGCCCTTGAGGATGAGGAAGGTCTCCTGCACGCTGGGCTCGCGCACGTCGATCTTCTGGAAGCGCCGCAGCAACGCGCGGTCGCGCTCGAAGTGACGCTTGTATTCCTCATAGGTGGTTGAACCGATGCAGCGCACTTCTCCCTCGGCCAGCACCGGCTTGAGGATGTTGGAGGCGTCCATGGAACCGTCGGATGTGGCTCCGGCGCCGACCACGGTGTGGATCTCGTCGATGAAGAGCACCACGTTTTCGCGCTTGGCCACGCCTTTGAGCACCGCTTTCAGGCGCTGTTCGAAGTCGCCCCGGAACTTGGTGCCGGCCAGCAGGGCCGGCAGATCGAGGGTGAGGATGGTGGCGCTTTTGAGCAGCTCGGGGACGCGTCCCTCGAAGATGCGCCGGGCCAGGCCTTCCACCAGGGCCGTCTTGCCCACGCCCGGATCCCCTACGAAGATGGGGTTGTTCTTGCGCCGGCGGCACAGGACTTGAACGGTGCGGCGCAGTTCAGCGTGGCGTCCTATGAGCGGATCGATGCGTCCCTCGGCGGCTTTGGCCACCAGGTCGACCGTAAAGGTTTCCACCGGATCGGCCTTGGCCCGCCGGGCGGGACCGTAGACGCTTTCTTCGGCTTCGGCCTCTTCGTCCTCGTCCAGCTCAGCCGGCGGCTCTCCGAAGACGTCCTCGGAGGCGCTCTTGGAGACGCCGTGAGAGATGTAGTTGAGCACGTCCAGCCGGGCGATGTCCTGGGAGGCTAGAAAGTAGGCGGCGTGAGTTTCGTCCTCTTCCAGGATGGCGGCCAGGAGATCTCCCGCGTCGACTTCTTTCTTGCCTGAAAAGTGGACGTGAGTGAAGGCGCGATGCATCACCCGCTCGAAAGCCACCGTCTGCTCCAGCACATACTCGTCCTCGCCCTCTACGCGGGCCAGGTCCTGGGACACGAATTCTTCCAGATCCTTGCGCAGTTGGCGGATGTCCCCTCCGCAGTTGACCAGAACTTCGACTCCGTACTCGTCCTGCAGAAGGGCCAGCAGAAGATGCTCCACGGAAAAATACTCATGACGTTGGTCATGGGCTTTGCGGAAGGCCGACTCCAGTAAGGCTTCCAAAGGTTTGCTCAACATCATAATCTTCTCGGCTCTCTACTCTGGCTCCATCGAACATCTCAAGGGATAGCCGTTATCCCTGGCCCGACTGTGCACCGAACGGATCTTGGTTTCGGCAGTTTGAGCCGGGTAGAGACCGGCCACTCCGATTCCCTGGTAATGCACGTTGAGCATGATCTGAACGGCCTCCGTCTCGCTCTTGCGGAAGATGCTGCGGAGAATATCGACTACGAAGTCCATGCTGGTGTAATCGTCATTATGGAGGAGGACCCTGAACATGGGGGGCTTTGTGATCTTGCGCCGAGTCTTGGGCTTCTGAACAGTGGCCGGATTCGATCCGCTTTGACTCATGCGTCATCTTCCCTCCGCCGGCGCAACGCGCCTGACACTCTCACGATTCTACACAAAATCACAGGGGGAATTAAGG contains:
- the clpA gene encoding ATP-dependent Clp protease ATP-binding subunit ClpA, which encodes MLSKPLEALLESAFRKAHDQRHEYFSVEHLLLALLQDEYGVEVLVNCGGDIRQLRKDLEEFVSQDLARVEGEDEYVLEQTVAFERVMHRAFTHVHFSGKKEVDAGDLLAAILEEDETHAAYFLASQDIARLDVLNYISHGVSKSASEDVFGEPPAELDEDEEAEAEESVYGPARRAKADPVETFTVDLVAKAAEGRIDPLIGRHAELRRTVQVLCRRRKNNPIFVGDPGVGKTALVEGLARRIFEGRVPELLKSATILTLDLPALLAGTKFRGDFEQRLKAVLKGVAKRENVVLFIDEIHTVVGAGATSDGSMDASNILKPVLAEGEVRCIGSTTYEEYKRHFERDRALLRRFQKIDVREPSVQETFLILKGLKSHYEDYHGIQYSETSLKAASDLSHKHINDRYLPDKAIDVIDEAGAIMRLRPKGKRRKMVLPHDIEKIVADIAQIPTRSVNTSDKERLAALEGELKKVVFGQDEAIHSVSSAIKRARAGLGNPERPVGCFLFTGPTGVGKTEVAKQLASILGVHFMRFDMSEYMERHSVARLIGAPPGYVGFDQGGLLTEEVRKHPYSVLLLDEMEKAHPEVFNILLQVMDRASLTDNNGRKADFRNVIIIMTSNVGAREVSAESIGFGDSAMVANAEMRSKAKKALEKAFSPEFRNRLDRVVNFSSLPPEIIAKVVDKFIREVQLQLIERKVKLEVTPAARTWLAEKGYDIKFGARPLHRLIQTAIKDRLSDELLFGKLSSGGKVTVRLRDGELAFDV
- a CDS encoding ATP-dependent Clp protease adaptor ClpS; this translates as MSQSGSNPATVQKPKTRRKITKPPMFRVLLHNDDYTSMDFVVDILRSIFRKSETEAVQIMLNVHYQGIGVAGLYPAQTAETKIRSVHSRARDNGYPLRCSMEPE